A single window of Granulicella mallensis MP5ACTX8 DNA harbors:
- a CDS encoding efflux RND transporter permease subunit, whose translation MNISAPFIRRPVATTLFAVAITIAGLIAFQALPVSSLPQVDFATITVATSLPGASPEVMASSVATPLERQFGHIAGITQMTSSSTLSISSITLQFDLTRDVDGAARDVEAAINAARTYLPTNLPANPTYRKVNSAAAPIMVLSLTSDTADQGAMYDTASSIIEQKLSQLQGVGQVQVVGSSLPAVRVDLDPQQLNSYGIGTQDVAHAISLQNSNRPKGQFSDEFTTADITANDQISKAKDYAPLVVGSNNGRVVRLRDVARVFDSVQTIRSAGFVNGKPCVILLVFRLPNANVIDTVDRIKKELPSIRASIPASDQLSINTDLTTTIRASVNDVERTLLLSVVLVVAVVFVFLRSPRAILIPGVAVAVSLIGTFAVMYLFGYTIDNLSLMALTISTGFVVDDAIVVMENITRFIEEGMPPMKAAFKGAQEVGFTVLSMSLSLMAVFVPILFMGGIVGRLFHEFAFTLDTSIAVSMVISLTVTPMMCAYLLKPAKGQKHGHLYRLSERGFDLLLEGYRRSLTWTLQHPALVVLTFVLTLVLNVVLVVRVPKGFFPLQDTGILLGGIQGSQDASFQSMRSSLLDVQRIISKDPAVSSVAGFTGGQGGPGGGASNTGFVFVSLKPLADRNNVSAASVLDRLRPKLGALPGASTFLQPGQDLSVGGRQSNAAYQYQLSADTVDALSTWAPILYSEMRKMPQLKDVTTDQQNNGLQMLLNYDRPTAARFGITPQLIDNALYFEFGESQVSTIYTSLNQYYVVMEAAPQFYRNPSTLDSTYLHVSGPGAVPLNAFTHKKISTSALAINHSSFFPSVTISFNLASGVSLGQATALIAQMQQRVGAPATVRSQFAGTAETFQKSLSTEPLLIITALLAIYIVLGVLYESLIHPITILTTLPSASVGAIFALIVFHSELDIISLIGIFLLIGIVKKNAIMMIDFALQAEREEGKSTRDSIFEACMLRFRPILMTTLAALFGALPLALGHGTGSELRRPLGVAIAGGLAFSQLLTLYTTPVIYLYFDRMSQRFKQRRNHQLGTTQNPAAI comes from the coding sequence CCATTTATTCGGCGGCCCGTCGCCACGACTTTGTTCGCCGTTGCCATTACGATTGCCGGTCTCATCGCCTTCCAGGCTTTGCCTGTGTCCTCGCTACCCCAGGTAGACTTCGCGACGATCACGGTGGCTACATCGCTCCCCGGAGCAAGCCCGGAGGTCATGGCCTCGTCGGTCGCGACGCCGCTCGAGCGGCAGTTCGGCCATATCGCGGGCATCACGCAGATGACCTCGTCGAGCACGCTGAGCATCTCGTCCATCACGTTGCAGTTCGATCTCACGCGAGACGTCGATGGCGCCGCACGCGATGTAGAAGCCGCGATCAACGCGGCGCGCACCTATCTGCCGACAAACCTTCCTGCCAATCCGACGTACAGAAAAGTAAACTCGGCAGCGGCTCCGATCATGGTGCTCAGCCTCACCTCGGATACAGCGGATCAGGGCGCGATGTACGATACCGCCTCCTCGATCATCGAGCAGAAGCTCTCACAGCTACAGGGGGTAGGCCAGGTACAGGTGGTCGGAAGCTCGCTTCCCGCTGTGCGAGTGGATCTCGATCCGCAGCAGCTCAACAGCTATGGGATCGGCACGCAGGATGTCGCCCATGCAATCTCTCTACAGAACTCCAATCGTCCGAAGGGGCAGTTCAGCGACGAGTTCACCACTGCCGACATTACGGCAAACGATCAGATCTCCAAGGCGAAGGACTACGCTCCGCTCGTCGTAGGCAGCAACAACGGAAGAGTCGTGCGGCTGCGCGATGTCGCCCGCGTCTTCGATTCCGTACAGACGATTCGCTCCGCGGGCTTCGTCAATGGAAAGCCCTGCGTCATCCTGCTCGTCTTCCGGCTGCCGAATGCGAACGTCATCGACACCGTCGATCGCATCAAGAAAGAGCTGCCGTCAATTCGCGCGTCCATTCCCGCGAGCGACCAGCTTTCCATCAACACCGATCTCACCACAACCATCCGCGCCTCCGTCAACGATGTCGAGCGAACGCTCCTCCTCTCCGTCGTGCTGGTCGTGGCCGTCGTCTTCGTATTTCTGCGCAGTCCCCGCGCCATCCTGATTCCCGGAGTCGCCGTAGCCGTCTCGCTCATCGGCACCTTCGCGGTCATGTATCTCTTCGGCTACACCATCGACAACCTGTCGCTGATGGCGCTCACGATCTCCACCGGCTTCGTTGTCGATGATGCCATCGTCGTCATGGAGAACATCACCCGCTTCATCGAGGAAGGGATGCCACCGATGAAGGCGGCGTTCAAGGGGGCACAGGAGGTCGGCTTCACTGTGCTCTCCATGAGTCTCTCGCTCATGGCGGTCTTCGTCCCCATTCTCTTTATGGGCGGAATCGTAGGCCGACTCTTCCACGAGTTCGCATTTACGCTCGACACCTCTATCGCTGTCTCAATGGTGATCTCGCTGACGGTCACGCCCATGATGTGCGCGTACCTGTTGAAGCCCGCGAAGGGGCAGAAGCATGGGCACCTCTATCGCCTCAGTGAACGCGGCTTCGATCTCTTGCTGGAAGGCTATCGCCGCAGCCTCACCTGGACACTTCAACACCCGGCGCTGGTCGTTCTGACCTTCGTTCTAACTCTGGTCCTCAACGTCGTGCTCGTAGTGCGCGTGCCCAAGGGCTTCTTCCCTCTGCAGGACACAGGCATCCTGCTGGGAGGAATTCAGGGCTCGCAGGATGCGTCGTTCCAGTCGATGCGGTCTTCCCTCCTCGATGTGCAGCGCATCATCTCGAAAGACCCAGCCGTGAGCAGCGTTGCCGGGTTTACCGGTGGACAAGGCGGGCCTGGTGGCGGCGCCAGTAACACTGGCTTCGTCTTTGTGAGCCTCAAACCACTCGCAGACCGCAATAACGTCAGCGCCGCGTCGGTCCTGGATCGTCTGCGTCCAAAGCTCGGCGCACTGCCCGGAGCGTCCACCTTCCTGCAGCCTGGGCAGGATCTCTCCGTCGGCGGCCGCCAGAGCAACGCAGCCTATCAGTATCAACTCTCCGCCGATACTGTCGATGCGTTGTCCACGTGGGCTCCGATTCTCTATTCCGAGATGCGCAAGATGCCGCAGCTGAAAGACGTGACGACCGACCAGCAGAACAACGGTCTTCAGATGCTGTTGAACTACGATCGCCCGACGGCAGCGCGATTCGGCATTACACCGCAGCTTATCGATAACGCCCTCTACTTCGAGTTTGGCGAGTCGCAGGTCTCCACCATCTACACCTCCCTGAATCAGTACTACGTGGTCATGGAGGCCGCGCCGCAGTTCTATCGCAATCCCTCCACGCTCGATTCGACGTACCTGCACGTCTCAGGACCAGGCGCGGTACCGCTTAACGCCTTCACCCACAAGAAGATCTCCACCTCAGCGCTGGCTATCAATCACTCGTCGTTTTTTCCGTCGGTTACGATCTCGTTCAACCTCGCTTCCGGAGTTTCGCTCGGACAAGCGACAGCTCTCATCGCCCAGATGCAGCAACGCGTGGGCGCTCCGGCCACAGTACGCAGTCAGTTTGCAGGCACGGCGGAGACCTTCCAGAAATCGCTCTCGACGGAGCCACTGCTCATCATCACGGCTCTGCTCGCCATCTATATCGTTCTCGGTGTTTTGTATGAGAGCCTCATCCACCCCATCACGATTCTCACTACGCTCCCTTCGGCCAGCGTAGGCGCGATCTTTGCGCTTATCGTCTTTCACAGCGAACTCGACATCATCTCGCTCATCGGAATCTTTCTGCTCATCGGAATCGTGAAGAAGAACGCCATCATGATGATCGACTTCGCGCTGCAGGCCGAGCGCGAGGAGGGCAAGAGCACGCGCGACTCCATCTTTGAAGCCTGCATGCTGCGCTTCCGGCCCATTCTCATGACCACGCTGGCCGCGCTCTTCGGTGCCCTGCCGCTGGCTCTCGGTCACGGAACCGGATCGGAGCTGCGCCGTCCGCTGGGCGTTGCTATCGCCGGCGGCCTGGCCTTCAGCCAACTACTCACGCTGTACACCACACCGGTGATCTATCTCTACTTCGACCGGATGAGCCAGCGTTTCAAACAGCGTCGCAACCATCAGCTCGGCACGACACAGAACCCCGCTGCCATTTAG
- a CDS encoding efflux transporter outer membrane subunit: protein MASPFRFVSTPRRRTITAAIAGTILLLQGCRVGPKYIPPVVQAPPAFKEVAPQVAADGSTWKPATPQDATLRGKWWEIYQEPELNALEDKLNISNQNIAQSFQNFMAARAQVRQARASYSPTVTTTPAYTRARASANEGSQGLSNVNLNSNDFNLPFDVSWEPDVWGRIRNTVREYANAAQVSAADLANERLTEQANLAVDYFEIRGQDELIALYQQSIEAERQSLKLTQVLRTTGIDDDQAIAQAELNLRTAEATATNLGVARAQYEHAIALLLGEPASTFSIPVRSLTTEVPAIPVGVPSELLQRRPDIAAAERTMSQANALIGVETAAFYPSFSLSAEGGLQSSTIGNWFAWPSRFFSVGPSASQTLFDAGLRRATIAQYQAQYDGDVAAYRQTVLTAFQQTEDYLASLRILTQQRQQQQQAITAAQRYYDLADVRYRTGVDTYLNVFTAQTTLLSNQQTAVTLHVQQVTSSVQLIEALGGGWDVSQLPSEKSVAAKKM from the coding sequence ATGGCTTCCCCTTTTCGTTTCGTATCAACTCCTCGACGCCGCACCATCACCGCAGCTATCGCCGGAACCATACTGCTTCTGCAGGGCTGCAGGGTTGGCCCCAAGTACATTCCACCTGTGGTCCAGGCTCCTCCTGCATTCAAAGAAGTCGCACCGCAGGTAGCTGCGGACGGCAGCACCTGGAAACCTGCCACACCGCAGGACGCAACTCTGCGCGGCAAGTGGTGGGAGATCTATCAGGAGCCTGAACTCAACGCGCTTGAAGACAAGCTGAATATTTCCAACCAGAACATCGCGCAGTCTTTTCAGAACTTCATGGCGGCGCGTGCGCAGGTGCGGCAGGCCCGGGCCAGCTACTCGCCGACGGTTACCACCACGCCTGCCTACACACGGGCCCGCGCCTCAGCGAATGAAGGCAGCCAGGGGCTCAGCAATGTGAATCTCAACAGCAACGACTTCAACCTTCCCTTCGATGTGTCGTGGGAGCCCGACGTCTGGGGACGCATTCGGAACACTGTCCGCGAGTATGCCAACGCGGCCCAGGTCAGCGCCGCCGACCTCGCCAATGAACGGCTCACGGAGCAGGCGAATCTTGCCGTCGACTACTTCGAGATTCGCGGCCAGGACGAACTGATCGCGCTCTATCAGCAATCCATCGAAGCCGAGCGCCAGAGCCTCAAGCTGACACAGGTCCTGCGAACGACCGGTATCGACGACGATCAGGCCATTGCCCAGGCAGAGCTCAACCTCCGGACAGCCGAGGCAACAGCGACCAATCTCGGGGTCGCGCGAGCCCAGTATGAGCACGCCATCGCCCTGTTGCTTGGCGAGCCCGCATCGACGTTCTCCATACCGGTGCGCTCACTTACGACAGAGGTTCCCGCCATTCCGGTAGGCGTGCCTTCGGAGCTTTTGCAGCGTCGTCCTGACATTGCCGCAGCCGAACGCACCATGTCGCAGGCGAACGCTCTCATCGGCGTGGAGACGGCAGCCTTCTACCCTAGCTTCAGCCTCTCCGCGGAAGGCGGCCTGCAGAGTTCCACCATAGGAAACTGGTTTGCGTGGCCCAGCCGTTTCTTCTCCGTTGGCCCGTCTGCATCGCAGACGCTGTTTGATGCAGGCCTGCGCCGCGCCACCATTGCACAGTACCAGGCGCAGTACGACGGCGACGTCGCTGCTTATCGACAGACAGTGCTCACCGCGTTTCAGCAGACCGAGGACTACCTTGCTTCCCTGCGCATCCTCACGCAGCAGAGGCAACAACAACAGCAGGCGATCACCGCAGCACAGCGGTACTACGATCTAGCCGATGTCCGGTATCGCACCGGGGTCGATACCTACCTGAATGTCTTCACCGCGCAGACGACCTTGCTCAGCAATCAGCAGACCGCGGTCACGCTGCACGTACAGCAGGTGACGAGCAGTGTTCAGCTCATAGAAGCCCTTGGCGGAGGCTGGGATGTAAGTCAGCTTCCCTCTGAAAAATCAGTTGCAGCCAAGAAGATGTAA